The following coding sequences are from one Candidatus Falkowbacteria bacterium window:
- the map gene encoding type I methionyl aminopeptidase, with protein sequence MSLLKSPTEIQTLKQGGEILANILQQVIEKCTPGITTGELNQFAEEMIYTAGGEPSFKGYGDPPYPSGLCTSINNELVHGIPGEVILKDGDILSLDIGMRYPKSSGLYTDMAVTVPIGKIDAQTEKLIRVTKRALEIWTSNLKAGDNLYAVAKLVQEYIEREGFSVVREMVGHGVGHAVHEDPPIPNYYIRNTEFILKEGMVLALEPMVSSGDFRIKVLDDQWTISSIDNSLTAHFEHTVVITKRGCDIITK encoded by the coding sequence ATGAGTTTACTAAAAAGTCCAACTGAAATTCAAACATTAAAGCAAGGAGGCGAAATTCTGGCTAATATTTTACAACAAGTTATTGAAAAATGTACGCCTGGAATCACAACTGGCGAATTGAATCAATTTGCTGAAGAAATGATTTATACAGCTGGAGGAGAGCCTTCATTTAAAGGTTATGGTGATCCGCCATATCCTAGTGGTTTGTGTACTTCAATTAACAATGAGTTAGTGCACGGAATTCCAGGCGAGGTTATTTTAAAAGATGGTGATATTTTAAGTTTGGATATTGGAATGAGATATCCGAAGTCTTCTGGTTTATATACTGACATGGCCGTAACTGTACCTATTGGGAAAATTGATGCTCAGACAGAGAAATTGATTAGAGTAACCAAAAGAGCTTTGGAAATTTGGACTAGTAATTTAAAGGCTGGAGACAACCTGTATGCTGTTGCTAAATTAGTTCAGGAGTATATAGAAAGAGAAGGCTTTTCAGTTGTTCGTGAGATGGTTGGTCATGGTGTTGGTCACGCAGTTCATGAAGATCCACCAATCCCAAACTATTATATTAGAAATACAGAATTTATATTAAAAGAAGGTATGGTTCTGGCCCTTGAACCTATGGTTAGTTCTGGTGATTTTCGTATTAAGGTGTTAGATGATCAGTGGACAATATCTTCAATTGATAATAGTTTAACCGCCCACTTTGAACATACAGTGGTTATTACGAAGAGAGGATGTGATATTATTACTAAATAA
- a CDS encoding WD40 repeat domain-containing protein — MINPEVQQLSEKALKVNFNEIQQAHFDRLMSELEAISDGLGFAELKAKAEAGSKEALQVMRDYITKKEQIVKFIETKEISRVNWELESEPVLELPVESIEACDISPDGSRLIYITESPTSQGVYVKYLQNNKPPKEIFARTANIAKMKDVKFVPDGEKAFIVTNKPELYTAWLPTDVKEGDWVQERVRLAHAKMHDCAVSPNGQDILFVGDGYVEIANLENIHDPNRTRLVLNLKHEDPDRAEGYIQAGVCFSPDGKIAYVPLNEKICRIDLNKNDNPIGLPTWESDDVGESITQFDPIYSVAITSDGEYLFTGTQDGQISKWETATGKEMALTVMEENDGDINSLTTAIQKMIVSPDNKHLIVGDDFGRLTFIDIETGEHIKEIQLPQASSVTELKLVGEDTIYAQTETMIHRVKSI, encoded by the coding sequence ATGATTAATCCAGAAGTTCAACAACTAAGTGAAAAAGCCCTAAAAGTTAATTTTAACGAAATTCAACAGGCTCATTTTGATAGATTAATGTCAGAATTAGAAGCAATCTCAGATGGGTTAGGTTTTGCTGAGCTTAAAGCAAAGGCTGAGGCAGGAAGTAAGGAAGCACTTCAAGTGATGCGCGATTATATCACCAAGAAAGAGCAGATTGTTAAATTTATTGAAACTAAAGAAATATCAAGGGTAAACTGGGAGTTGGAGTCAGAACCTGTTCTTGAACTACCAGTGGAGAGCATAGAAGCGTGTGATATTTCACCAGACGGCAGTAGATTGATATATATAACAGAAAGTCCAACCTCTCAAGGTGTTTATGTTAAATATTTGCAGAACAACAAACCGCCAAAGGAGATTTTTGCTAGGACTGCAAATATAGCAAAGATGAAGGATGTAAAATTTGTTCCAGATGGAGAAAAGGCTTTTATTGTAACTAATAAGCCGGAACTTTACACAGCTTGGTTGCCAACTGACGTTAAAGAAGGTGATTGGGTTCAAGAAAGAGTTCGTTTAGCACATGCTAAAATGCACGATTGCGCTGTCTCTCCGAATGGGCAAGATATATTGTTTGTTGGTGATGGTTATGTTGAAATAGCTAATTTGGAAAATATTCATGATCCTAACAGAACGAGATTGGTTTTAAATCTAAAACATGAAGATCCTGATCGCGCAGAAGGTTATATTCAGGCAGGGGTTTGTTTTTCTCCTGATGGTAAGATTGCTTATGTTCCATTAAACGAGAAAATTTGTAGAATTGATCTTAATAAAAATGATAACCCAATTGGTTTACCAACTTGGGAGAGTGATGATGTGGGTGAGTCGATTACTCAATTTGATCCGATTTATTCTGTGGCGATCACTTCTGATGGGGAATATTTATTTACAGGCACACAGGACGGCCAGATTTCTAAGTGGGAGACGGCTACTGGTAAAGAGATGGCTTTAACAGTAATGGAAGAAAATGATGGTGATATAAATTCGCTAACCACAGCTATTCAAAAGATGATTGTTTCTCCGGATAATAAACATTTAATTGTGGGGGATGATTTTGGAAGGTTAACTTTTATTGATATAGAGACAGGTGAACATATTAAAGAAATTCAGCTACCACAAGCCAGTAGTGTTACAGAATTGAAATTAGTTGGTGAGGATACGATTTATGCGCAAACTGAGACTATGATTCATCGAGTGAAGAGCATATAA
- the ruvX gene encoding Holliday junction resolvase RuvX: MNILGLDWGKAKIGIALGSDETKIASPILILENNGEWLDRLKRIIVSEMIGIVVIGKPVSLKGDESMSHEFEYFVRQVKKLGKKIVFEDERLSTKLAQGLMRDFKKTKRAQDDDVAATVILQSYLDKL, encoded by the coding sequence ATGAATATATTGGGCCTCGACTGGGGTAAAGCAAAAATTGGTATAGCACTTGGCAGTGATGAAACTAAAATCGCTAGCCCTATTTTGATTTTGGAGAATAATGGGGAGTGGCTTGATAGATTGAAAAGAATTATAGTCAGTGAAATGATTGGGATAGTTGTGATAGGCAAACCTGTAAGTTTAAAAGGTGATGAGAGTATGTCACATGAATTTGAATATTTTGTTAGGCAAGTAAAAAAGTTAGGTAAGAAAATAGTTTTTGAAGATGAACGACTATCAACCAAACTGGCGCAAGGTTTAATGCGTGATTTTAAGAAAACAAAAAGAGCTCAAGATGACGATGTGGCAGCTACCGTTATTCTGCAGTCTTATTTAGATAAATTGTGA